In Nocardia sp. NBC_00403, one DNA window encodes the following:
- a CDS encoding 4-hydroxy-3-methylbut-2-enyl diphosphate reductase — protein MSSAISLNLGIARSAGSGSADADGGKRVLLAEPRGYCAGVDRAVETVEKSLEKHGAPIYVRKEIVHNRHVVETLREQGVVFVDETDEVPEGAVVVFSAHGVSPAVHESAAARNLHTIDATCPLVTKVHQEAKRFARDDYDILLIGHEGHEEVEGTAGEAPDHVQLVDGPDSVDRVTVRDESKVIWLSQTTLSVDETMETVKRLRERFPSLQDPPSDDICYATQNRQVAVKAMAPECDLVIVVGSRNSSNSVRLVEVALGAGAKASYLVDYAREVDPAWLEGVRTVGITSGASVPEILVRGVLDMLAEHGFADVQPVTTANETLVFALPRELRTTRN, from the coding sequence ATGTCTTCGGCCATATCCTTGAACCTCGGAATCGCCCGCTCGGCCGGCTCCGGATCTGCCGATGCCGACGGCGGAAAGCGAGTGCTACTCGCGGAGCCACGTGGGTACTGCGCCGGCGTGGACCGCGCGGTGGAAACGGTGGAGAAGAGCCTGGAGAAGCACGGTGCGCCGATCTATGTGCGCAAGGAGATCGTGCACAACCGGCATGTCGTGGAAACACTGCGTGAGCAGGGCGTTGTCTTCGTCGACGAGACCGACGAGGTGCCGGAGGGTGCGGTCGTGGTGTTCTCCGCGCATGGTGTCTCGCCCGCGGTGCACGAGTCGGCGGCAGCCCGCAATCTGCACACCATCGATGCGACCTGCCCGTTGGTGACCAAGGTGCATCAGGAAGCCAAGCGCTTCGCCCGCGACGACTACGACATCCTGCTGATCGGCCACGAAGGCCACGAGGAAGTCGAGGGCACCGCGGGGGAGGCCCCCGACCATGTACAGCTGGTGGACGGTCCCGATTCGGTGGATCGCGTCACAGTCCGCGACGAGTCCAAGGTCATCTGGCTGTCGCAGACCACGCTCAGCGTCGACGAGACGATGGAGACGGTCAAGCGGCTGCGCGAGCGGTTCCCCTCGCTGCAGGATCCGCCGAGCGACGACATCTGCTACGCCACCCAGAACCGTCAGGTCGCGGTCAAGGCGATGGCGCCGGAGTGCGATCTGGTGATCGTGGTCGGCTCGCGCAATTCGTCGAACTCGGTGCGGCTGGTCGAGGTGGCCCTCGGCGCCGGCGCCAAGGCTTCCTACCTGGTCGACTACGCCCGTGAAGTGGATCCGGCGTGGCTGGAGGGGGTGCGGACGGTCGGCATCACCTCCGGCGCTTCGGTGCCGGAAATCCTGGTCCGCGGTGTGCTGGACATGCTGGCCGAGCACGGCTTCGCCGATGTTCAGCCCGTCACCACCGCTAATGAGACGCTGGTGTTCGCGTTGCCGCGGGAGTTGCGCACGACTCGGAACTGA
- a CDS encoding lipid droplet-associated protein: MFRPPFLARVAAGAAVYAIEETRRLPTAAMNLPITAISQMLQTTMHIQQFVTSLALKGDAVFEQFTNSPVEQPEWATFDEDEAPEQTLGSDTPATARSSRFDLYTAEEPTEYRSNGHSSAVQTLIEPETAEQETAAPDTDEPEPEITEPEVATRYDYANMTLAQLRARLRMLTVEDLSALLDYEQQTRARAPFITMLTNRIATVRAQ; encoded by the coding sequence ATGTTCCGACCACCATTCCTGGCCCGCGTCGCCGCCGGTGCGGCCGTTTATGCCATCGAAGAAACCCGTCGGCTACCTACGGCGGCAATGAATCTCCCGATCACCGCGATCAGCCAGATGTTGCAGACCACGATGCACATCCAACAGTTCGTGACCAGCCTCGCCCTCAAGGGCGACGCGGTCTTCGAGCAGTTCACCAATAGCCCCGTGGAACAACCCGAGTGGGCCACGTTCGACGAGGACGAGGCACCCGAGCAAACCCTCGGCTCCGATACCCCCGCCACCGCACGATCCAGCCGTTTCGACCTGTACACCGCCGAGGAACCCACCGAATATCGGTCCAACGGCCACAGCTCCGCCGTGCAGACCCTCATCGAACCGGAAACCGCCGAGCAGGAAACCGCTGCCCCCGACACCGACGAGCCCGAGCCGGAGATCACCGAACCGGAAGTCGCCACCCGCTACGACTACGCCAACATGACCCTGGCCCAGCTACGTGCCCGCCTGCGCATGCTGACCGTCGAGGATCTGAGCGCGCTGCTGGATTACGAGCAGCAGACTCGCGCCCGCGCGCCGTTCATCACCATGCTGACGAACCGGATCGCCACCGTGCGGGCCCAGTGA
- the xseA gene encoding exodeoxyribonuclease VII large subunit, with the protein MSSGQPARPADSAKAAPANSAEQPWPVRSVAIKVAQWIDRLGSIWVEGQITQINLRPGTRTAFLVLRDPSADMSLSVTCDPDLIRKSPVPLQEGSRVVVYGKLSFFTGRGTVSLRVIEIRPVGIGELLARIERLKALLGAEGLFDPRLKRPIPFLPKTVGLITGRASAAERDVLTVARNRWPAVHFEIRNTAVQGPTAVPQMLEALAELDRDPAVEVIVLARGGGSVEDLLAFSDEALCRAIVAATTPIVSAIGHEPDNPLSDLVADLRAATPTDAAKRIVPDAAAELAGVRDMRARSAAALRGWVDRETRALVQLRSRPVLADPLRELERRYEEVERLRTATRRTAEHLIRTEATATRHLREKLTAVGPAATLARGYAVVQRVNGKERHVVRSIDDAPAGSQLRIRVADGAVTAAALGTQQLGTRTVVAEPTENTEAGRK; encoded by the coding sequence GTGTCCTCCGGCCAACCCGCCCGTCCGGCCGATTCGGCCAAAGCCGCGCCGGCCAATTCCGCCGAGCAACCGTGGCCGGTGCGTTCGGTGGCCATCAAGGTCGCGCAATGGATCGATCGGCTCGGCAGTATCTGGGTCGAGGGCCAGATCACCCAGATCAATCTGCGCCCCGGCACCCGCACCGCGTTCCTGGTTTTGCGCGATCCATCCGCCGACATGTCGTTGTCGGTGACCTGCGACCCCGACTTGATCCGCAAATCGCCTGTCCCGCTGCAAGAAGGCAGCAGGGTGGTGGTCTATGGCAAGCTTTCGTTCTTCACCGGCCGCGGCACAGTGTCATTGCGCGTCATCGAGATTCGCCCGGTCGGCATCGGTGAGCTGCTGGCCCGCATCGAACGCCTGAAGGCGCTGCTCGGCGCCGAGGGTCTGTTCGATCCCCGGCTGAAGCGACCGATCCCATTCCTGCCCAAGACCGTCGGCCTCATCACCGGCCGGGCCAGCGCCGCCGAGCGAGATGTCCTCACCGTGGCCCGCAATCGTTGGCCCGCAGTGCATTTCGAGATTCGCAATACCGCGGTGCAGGGCCCGACCGCGGTGCCGCAAATGCTGGAGGCGCTGGCCGAGCTCGACCGCGACCCAGCCGTCGAGGTGATTGTGCTCGCCCGCGGCGGCGGCAGCGTCGAGGATCTGCTGGCCTTCTCCGACGAGGCACTGTGCCGCGCGATCGTCGCCGCGACCACCCCGATCGTCAGCGCGATCGGCCACGAACCCGACAACCCGCTCAGCGATCTGGTCGCCGACCTGCGCGCGGCCACCCCCACCGACGCCGCCAAGCGCATCGTGCCCGACGCCGCCGCCGAGCTGGCCGGTGTGCGCGATATGCGAGCTCGCTCGGCGGCCGCGCTGCGCGGCTGGGTCGACCGCGAAACCAGGGCGCTGGTGCAGCTGCGTTCCCGGCCGGTACTCGCCGATCCACTGCGCGAACTCGAACGCCGCTACGAAGAAGTCGAACGACTGCGCACTGCGACCAGACGCACCGCCGAACATCTGATCCGCACCGAAGCCACGGCAACGCGCCATCTACGCGAGAAGTTGACCGCGGTGGGCCCGGCCGCGACGCTGGCCCGTGGCTACGCTGTCGTGCAGCGTGTGAACGGTAAGGAGCGGCATGTAGTGCGCTCGATCGACGACGCGCCCGCGGGCAGTCAGCTGCGTATCCGCGTCGCCGACGGCGCCGTGACCGCCGCCGCGCTCGGCACCCAACAGCTCGGCACCCGAACAGTGGTCGCCGAGCCCACCGAAAACACCGAAGCAGGGAGGAAATGA
- a CDS encoding exodeoxyribonuclease VII small subunit, which produces MTVADSGKDADTELAEIATFGYERARDELVNVVKMLEQGGMDLDDSLALWERGEALANRCEEHLAGARKRVEDALSRSEAESE; this is translated from the coding sequence ATGACCGTGGCCGACTCCGGCAAGGACGCCGACACCGAGCTGGCCGAGATCGCCACCTTCGGCTATGAACGCGCCCGCGACGAACTGGTCAACGTCGTGAAAATGCTCGAGCAGGGCGGTATGGACCTCGACGATTCGCTCGCGCTGTGGGAGCGCGGCGAGGCACTGGCCAACCGCTGCGAGGAACATCTCGCCGGCGCACGTAAGCGCGTCGAGGACGCTTTGTCCCGATCCGAGGCCGAGTCCGAATAA
- a CDS encoding VOC family protein → MTIRRATPDIRTDDMESSREFYKLLGFEEAMDLGWVVTMASPSNPTAQVLLVGPEAEQLQPDMSVEVDEVDAVHDDMVAAGADIVYALRDEPWGVRRFFVRDPSGTIVNVVNHR, encoded by the coding sequence ATGACCATTCGTCGCGCCACCCCCGACATCCGCACCGACGACATGGAGAGCAGCCGCGAGTTCTACAAGCTGCTCGGCTTCGAAGAGGCCATGGATCTCGGCTGGGTGGTGACGATGGCCTCGCCCTCCAACCCGACCGCCCAGGTCCTGCTCGTCGGCCCGGAAGCCGAACAGCTGCAACCCGATATGAGCGTCGAGGTCGACGAGGTCGATGCCGTGCACGACGACATGGTCGCCGCGGGCGCCGACATCGTGTACGCACTGCGCGACGAACCATGGGGCGTGCGCCGCTTTTTCGTCCGCGACCCGAGCGGCACCATCGTCAACGTGGTGAACCACCGCTGA
- a CDS encoding GNAT family N-acetyltransferase has translation MSRHFSTADSDLITDRLMLRSWTADEVAAVLDGRRLAHWAEDFPAEGDRVIVSLVAEHPGWLTEYGHRQIIECETGLVVGSLGLFWPPVDGALEIGYGVVGSRQGRGYATESTSALAEFALTTTEVHTVYANVELSNPASIRVLEKAGFQHWATADDKARFRIIAAD, from the coding sequence ATGTCTCGCCATTTCTCGACCGCCGATTCCGACTTGATCACCGATCGCCTCATGCTGCGATCGTGGACCGCCGATGAGGTGGCCGCCGTACTGGACGGCCGCCGCCTCGCCCACTGGGCTGAGGACTTCCCCGCCGAGGGCGACCGCGTCATCGTCTCCCTCGTCGCGGAGCATCCCGGCTGGTTGACCGAGTACGGCCACCGCCAGATCATCGAATGCGAAACCGGCCTCGTCGTCGGCTCGCTCGGCCTGTTCTGGCCGCCGGTGGACGGTGCGCTGGAGATCGGATACGGCGTCGTCGGCTCGCGGCAGGGTCGCGGGTACGCGACCGAGTCGACCAGCGCCCTCGCCGAATTCGCGCTGACCACAACGGAAGTGCACACCGTATACGCGAATGTGGAGCTGTCGAACCCGGCCTCGATCCGCGTACTGGAGAAGGCCGGATTCCAGCACTGGGCTACAGCAGACGATAAGGCCCGCTTCCGCATTATCGCGGCGGACTGA
- a CDS encoding DUF4245 domain-containing protein, which translates to MSYQKPRILNDYRDLLWSLLPLVLIAVVFAGLASQCSFAAKGPTQGQIPHFDVTAALTADARTLPFPIRNPSLPAGWTPNSGSRDTITSNGGGPVSTVGYLTPQGTYMRMSQSSATEESLSRFVLGSRYASGAEQVGDQKWVVYAEPGEESAWIADLGRSRVLVTGAGNEAAFRTLAAAVAAAEPLKR; encoded by the coding sequence GTGTCGTACCAAAAGCCGCGCATTCTCAACGACTACCGGGATCTGCTCTGGTCGCTGCTCCCGTTGGTGCTGATCGCCGTGGTTTTCGCCGGGTTGGCAAGCCAGTGCAGTTTCGCGGCCAAGGGCCCGACGCAAGGGCAGATCCCGCACTTCGACGTCACCGCCGCGCTGACCGCGGACGCCCGCACCCTGCCCTTCCCGATCCGGAATCCGAGCCTGCCCGCGGGCTGGACGCCCAACTCCGGCAGCCGCGACACCATCACGAGCAACGGCGGCGGACCGGTCAGCACGGTGGGGTACCTCACCCCGCAGGGCACCTATATGCGCATGAGCCAGAGCAGTGCGACCGAGGAGTCGCTGTCCCGTTTCGTGCTGGGCTCGCGCTACGCCAGCGGCGCCGAACAGGTCGGCGACCAGAAGTGGGTCGTCTACGCCGAGCCCGGTGAAGAATCGGCGTGGATCGCCGATCTCGGTCGGTCGCGCGTGCTCGTCACCGGCGCGGGCAACGAGGCCGCTTTCCGGACACTGGCCGCTGCCGTCGCCGCCGCGGAGCCACTGAAGCGCTGA
- the glpX gene encoding class II fructose-bisphosphatase, translating to MTASSPAPSRREAPDRNLALELVRVTEAGAMAAGRWVGRGDKEGGDGAAVDAMRQLVSSVSMRGVVVIGEGEKDEAPMLYNGELVGDGTGPEVDFAVDPVDGTTLMSKGSPGAIAVLAVADRGAMFDPSAVFYMRKIAVGPDAAHVIDISAPIGENIRRVAKAKGLLKSDLTVCILDRPRHAELIQEVRDAGARIRLISDGDVAGAIAAARPDSGTDILVGIGGTPEGIIAAAAMRCMGGELQGMLAPTDDAERQKALDAGHDLDRVLTTEDLVAGDNVFFCATGVTDGDLLRGVRYYGGGASTQSIVMRSKSGTVRMIDAYHRLTKLREYSSVDFIGDEDAIPPLP from the coding sequence ATGACGGCATCTTCGCCCGCACCCAGCCGCCGCGAGGCGCCGGACCGCAACCTCGCGCTCGAACTGGTCCGGGTCACCGAGGCCGGTGCGATGGCCGCGGGTCGCTGGGTCGGCCGTGGTGACAAGGAGGGTGGCGACGGCGCGGCCGTCGACGCCATGCGGCAGCTGGTCAGCTCCGTTTCCATGCGCGGCGTGGTGGTCATCGGCGAGGGCGAGAAGGACGAAGCGCCGATGCTGTACAACGGTGAGCTGGTCGGCGACGGCACCGGTCCCGAGGTGGACTTCGCGGTCGACCCGGTCGACGGCACCACGCTGATGTCGAAGGGCTCGCCGGGCGCCATCGCTGTGCTCGCGGTCGCCGATCGCGGCGCGATGTTCGATCCGTCCGCGGTGTTCTACATGCGCAAGATCGCGGTCGGCCCCGACGCCGCCCACGTGATCGATATCTCCGCACCGATCGGCGAGAACATCCGCAGGGTCGCGAAGGCCAAGGGCCTCCTGAAGTCCGACCTGACCGTGTGCATCCTGGACCGGCCTCGGCACGCCGAGCTGATCCAGGAAGTCCGCGACGCGGGCGCCCGTATCCGGCTGATCTCCGACGGCGACGTCGCGGGCGCCATTGCCGCCGCGCGACCCGACTCCGGAACCGACATCCTGGTCGGCATCGGCGGCACCCCCGAGGGCATCATCGCCGCCGCCGCCATGCGCTGTATGGGCGGTGAACTACAGGGCATGCTCGCGCCCACCGACGACGCCGAGCGGCAGAAGGCGCTCGACGCCGGACACGATCTGGACCGGGTACTGACCACCGAGGATCTGGTGGCAGGCGACAACGTCTTCTTCTGCGCCACCGGCGTCACCGACGGCGACCTGTTGCGCGGCGTCCGCTACTACGGCGGCGGCGCATCCACCCAGTCGATCGTCATGCGCTCCAAGTCGGGCACCGTCCGCATGATCGACGCGTACCACCGCCTCACCAAGCTGCGCGAATACTCCTCGGTCGACTTCATCGGCGACGAGGACGCAATCCCCCCGCTACCGTGA
- a CDS encoding class II fumarate hydratase, with amino-acid sequence MTTEETQYRIEHDTMGEVRVPVHALWRAQTQRAVENFPISGRGLERAQIRALGLLKAACAEVNRDLGLLDATKADAIIAAAVEIAEGKHDDQFPIDVFQTGSGTSSNMNANEVIASIAKANGVIVHPNDDVNMSQSSNDTFPTATHLAATEGAIKDLIPALDHLRLALLDKSTEWRTVVKSGRTHLMDAVPVTLGQEFGGYTRQVAAGIERIMAVLPRLGELPIGGTAVGTGLNAPDGFGTKVVAELVRSTGLDALSEAEDHFEAQAARDGLVEASGALRTVAVSLTKIANDIRWMGSGPLTGLGELQLPDLQPGSSIMPGKVNPVLPEAVTQVAAQVIGNDATVAFSGASGAFELNVYIPVMARNLLESIRLLANVSRLFADKCIRGLVANEDHLRTLAESSPSIVTPLNSAIGYEEAAAVAKEALKQRKTIRQTVIDRGLIDEKLTEQELDRRLDVLSMAKVKDGQQASASE; translated from the coding sequence ATGACGACCGAGGAGACGCAGTACCGCATCGAACACGACACCATGGGCGAGGTCCGAGTACCCGTGCACGCGTTGTGGCGGGCGCAGACCCAACGGGCCGTGGAGAACTTTCCGATCAGCGGACGCGGCCTGGAGCGTGCGCAGATTCGCGCGCTCGGCCTGTTGAAGGCAGCGTGCGCCGAGGTGAACCGCGATCTGGGTCTGCTCGATGCCACCAAGGCCGACGCGATCATCGCCGCGGCCGTGGAGATCGCCGAGGGCAAGCATGACGACCAGTTCCCGATCGATGTCTTCCAGACCGGTTCCGGCACCAGCTCGAATATGAACGCCAATGAGGTGATCGCCTCGATCGCCAAGGCCAACGGCGTCATCGTGCACCCCAACGACGACGTGAACATGTCCCAGTCGTCCAACGACACCTTCCCCACCGCAACGCATCTGGCCGCCACCGAGGGCGCCATCAAAGATCTGATTCCGGCGCTGGATCATTTGCGGCTTGCGCTGCTGGACAAGTCGACCGAATGGCGCACGGTGGTGAAGTCCGGGCGCACCCATCTGATGGACGCGGTACCGGTCACCCTCGGCCAGGAATTCGGCGGCTACACCCGCCAGGTCGCGGCGGGTATCGAGCGCATCATGGCGGTGCTGCCGCGCTTGGGTGAGCTGCCCATCGGCGGCACCGCGGTCGGCACCGGCCTGAATGCACCGGACGGTTTCGGCACGAAAGTCGTTGCGGAACTGGTGCGCTCGACCGGCCTCGATGCACTGTCGGAGGCCGAGGATCACTTCGAGGCGCAGGCCGCGCGCGATGGCCTTGTCGAGGCTTCCGGCGCGCTGCGCACTGTCGCGGTCAGTCTCACCAAGATCGCCAACGATATCCGCTGGATGGGTTCCGGCCCGCTCACCGGCCTCGGTGAACTGCAGCTGCCCGATCTGCAGCCCGGCAGCTCGATCATGCCGGGCAAGGTGAATCCGGTACTGCCCGAGGCGGTTACGCAGGTCGCCGCGCAGGTGATCGGCAACGACGCGACCGTCGCGTTCTCCGGCGCGAGCGGTGCGTTCGAACTGAACGTCTACATCCCGGTGATGGCACGCAATCTGCTGGAGTCGATCCGCTTGCTCGCCAATGTCTCCCGGCTGTTCGCCGACAAGTGCATCCGTGGCCTGGTCGCGAACGAGGACCACCTGCGCACCCTGGCCGAATCGTCCCCGTCCATCGTGACGCCGCTGAATTCGGCGATCGGCTACGAAGAGGCGGCTGCCGTCGCGAAAGAGGCGCTGAAACAGCGTAAGACGATTCGGCAGACGGTCATCGACCGTGGCCTCATCGACGAAAAGCTGACAGAGCAAGAACTCGACCGCCGACTCGACGTGTTGTCGATGGCGAAGGTGAAGGACGGACAGCAAGCGTCCGCCAGCGAATAG
- a CDS encoding acyl-ACP desaturase has product MQNLLTDRELLQALADEVELNLRRHIEAADGWQPHDYVPWDDGRNFGFLGGIDWEPEQSELSETAKLALTVSVLIADNLPSYHREIGKYLRTGSWWRWVGRWTAEENRHEIMIRNYLMVTRSVDPIELERLRMDHMTKGFRRPALHLLDVLATCAFEESAAAIRHRNTAALRENKMVTLMAERIAADDELQSVLFANLIAAAFDIAPDQTMRAIADSVASFHVPTVTLPDGRSSDDLLADAGIYDRAKEGELVFAPLLARWNVFERTDLGDEGEKARAELAHLRAESLA; this is encoded by the coding sequence GTGCAAAATCTCTTGACCGACCGCGAGCTTCTGCAAGCGCTTGCGGACGAGGTGGAACTGAATCTGCGTCGTCATATCGAAGCCGCAGACGGCTGGCAGCCGCACGACTACGTGCCGTGGGACGATGGCCGGAACTTCGGCTTCCTGGGCGGCATCGATTGGGAGCCGGAGCAATCAGAGCTCAGCGAGACCGCCAAGCTGGCGTTGACCGTCAGCGTGCTGATCGCCGATAACCTGCCCTCGTACCACCGTGAGATCGGCAAGTACCTGCGCACCGGTTCGTGGTGGCGCTGGGTCGGCCGGTGGACGGCCGAGGAAAACCGCCACGAGATCATGATCCGCAACTACCTCATGGTCACCCGCTCGGTCGATCCGATCGAGTTGGAGCGGTTGCGGATGGACCACATGACCAAGGGCTTCCGCCGTCCTGCGCTGCACCTGCTCGACGTGCTTGCCACCTGCGCGTTCGAGGAATCGGCCGCCGCGATCCGGCATCGCAACACCGCGGCCCTCCGCGAGAACAAGATGGTCACCCTCATGGCCGAGCGCATTGCGGCCGACGACGAGTTGCAGTCTGTCCTTTTCGCCAACCTGATCGCTGCCGCCTTCGACATCGCGCCCGATCAGACGATGCGTGCCATCGCTGACAGTGTGGCGAGCTTCCACGTGCCGACGGTGACGCTGCCAGACGGGCGCAGCAGCGACGACCTGCTGGCCGACGCGGGCATCTACGACCGGGCCAAGGAGGGCGAGCTGGTTTTCGCTCCGCTGCTGGCCCGGTGGAACGTGTTCGAACGGACCGATCTCGGTGACGAAGGCGAAAAGGCTCGTGCCGAGCTCGCGCATCTGCGTGCCGAGTCGCTTGCCTGA
- a CDS encoding LGFP repeat-containing protein yields the protein MHHFARRTAGLTAVLAAGALLLAAGCSKDDDKDSKPASETTTSMPMEHMEEHTAGAADETKIATQGGDIAVAGEILEKYTATGGPTGPLGAPLEALETAPNDGKYQDFTGGTIFWSKDTGSHIVWGEIRKAWEDNGGANGKLGYPTSDEQDIEGGKESDFSGGTITWVDGKTTVTPKA from the coding sequence ATGCACCACTTCGCTCGACGAACGGCTGGACTCACCGCGGTGCTCGCGGCAGGCGCATTGCTGCTTGCCGCGGGCTGCAGCAAGGATGACGACAAAGACTCGAAGCCCGCTTCGGAGACGACCACCTCGATGCCCATGGAGCACATGGAGGAGCACACTGCGGGCGCCGCGGATGAAACCAAGATCGCTACGCAGGGTGGCGACATCGCCGTTGCCGGTGAGATCCTCGAAAAGTACACCGCGACAGGTGGTCCGACCGGTCCGCTCGGTGCCCCGCTGGAGGCGCTGGAGACTGCGCCCAACGATGGTAAGTACCAGGACTTCACCGGCGGCACCATCTTCTGGAGCAAGGACACCGGCTCGCACATCGTGTGGGGCGAGATTCGCAAGGCGTGGGAAGACAACGGCGGCGCCAACGGCAAGCTCGGCTACCCGACCAGCGACGAGCAGGACATCGAGGGCGGCAAGGAGAGCGATTTCAGCGGGGGCACGATCACGTGGGTGGACGGCAAGACTACAGTCACGCCCAAGGCCTGA